One segment of Anastrepha obliqua isolate idAnaObli1 chromosome 3, idAnaObli1_1.0, whole genome shotgun sequence DNA contains the following:
- the LOC129240070 gene encoding uncharacterized protein LOC129240070 codes for MFKVFILFAVCALAIATPDGLAVLPAAPLSAALPIYKSTLVASQPTHVEVHEPALAKVGDVVESVPTAVSHQSSTIVHSKAQRVAPLVAPAVRSYAAPALHTFSAPLSVAPLLRTLPFGLGPAADFVHANAPIQLRSFASAAPAIPASLYRPYGFTYGGQPLVYTTAHFRK; via the coding sequence ttcaTTCTCTTTGCTGTTTGCGCTTTGGCCATCGCCACTCCTGATGGCCTCGCCGTCTTGCCAGCTGCTCCATTGTCAGCCGCATTGCCGATCTACAAGTCTACACTGGTGGCATCCCAGCCTACCCACGTTGAAGTGCATGAACCAGCACTGGCTAAAGTAGGCGATGTCGTGGAGAGTGTGCCCACTGCTGTCTCGCATCAGAGCTCAACCATCGTGCATAGCAAAGCTCAACGCGTTGCACCGCTAGTGGCGCCTGCTGTGCGCTCGTACGCCGCACCGGCCCTTCACACTTTTTCGGCACCACTCTCAGTCGCACCTTTGCTGCGCACGCTGCCATTTGGACTAGGACCCGCTGCCGATTTTGTTCACGCCAACGCTCCAATACAATTGCGCTCTTTCGCTTCAGCTGCTCCTGCTATTCCGGCATCACTCTACCGCCCATATGGATTCACCTATGGGGGGCAACCATTGGTCTATACTACTGCGCATTTTAGGAAGTAA